In Emcibacteraceae bacterium, a single window of DNA contains:
- the purM gene encoding phosphoribosylformylglycinamidine cyclo-ligase, with protein sequence MSDQNKSYSYKDAGVDIDAGNALVDAIKPAAASTKRPGCDAGLGGFGALFDLKAAGFKDPILVSGTDGVGTKLKVAIESGKHDTVGIDLVAMCVNDLIVQGAEPLFFLDYYATGHLSVEVGKAIIEGIAEGCRQGGAALIGGETAEMPGMYSDGDYDLAGFCVGAVERDRVIDGKSVGEGDVVLGLASSGVHSNGFSLVRKLVEVSGVSYNDPCSFEAGKTYGEALLCPTKIYVKSCLEVLKADCIKALSHITGGGFVENIPRILPKGVTVDVDASLWILPPVFDWLRTTGNISPQEMAKTFNCGIGMAVIVPADKADLASKIFEENGEKVYNIGTVRAKNEGEPSTTVTGKPGSWGYTDAWIAKSAH encoded by the coding sequence TTGTCTGACCAGAATAAATCATACAGTTATAAAGATGCTGGCGTGGATATTGATGCCGGCAATGCCCTTGTAGATGCGATTAAACCGGCTGCTGCCTCCACAAAACGACCCGGATGCGATGCCGGACTAGGCGGCTTTGGCGCCCTGTTTGACTTAAAAGCAGCAGGGTTTAAAGACCCGATCCTTGTTTCAGGGACAGATGGTGTCGGCACAAAATTAAAAGTCGCCATTGAAAGCGGCAAGCATGATACAGTCGGCATTGATCTTGTTGCGATGTGTGTGAATGATCTGATTGTTCAGGGGGCGGAGCCACTGTTTTTCCTAGATTATTACGCAACCGGACATCTTTCTGTCGAAGTTGGTAAAGCGATTATTGAAGGAATTGCGGAAGGATGCCGTCAGGGGGGCGCCGCGCTTATAGGTGGTGAAACTGCCGAAATGCCGGGCATGTATTCTGATGGTGATTATGATCTGGCCGGTTTTTGTGTTGGTGCCGTTGAACGGGACCGAGTGATTGATGGGAAATCTGTTGGTGAAGGTGATGTCGTTCTCGGCCTCGCATCAAGCGGGGTTCATTCAAACGGCTTTTCTCTGGTTCGCAAACTGGTGGAAGTTTCCGGCGTATCCTATAATGATCCCTGTTCATTTGAAGCCGGGAAAACATATGGCGAAGCACTGCTTTGCCCAACAAAAATATATGTAAAAAGCTGTCTTGAAGTTTTGAAAGCCGATTGTATAAAAGCTCTTAGCCATATAACCGGTGGCGGGTTTGTTGAAAATATTCCCCGCATTCTTCCAAAAGGCGTTACCGTCGATGTTGATGCCAGCCTCTGGATCCTCCCCCCGGTCTTCGACTGGCTTAGGACAACCGGAAATATCAGCCCGCAGGAAATGGCAAAAACCTTTAACTGTGGCATCGGCATGGCGGTTATCGTTCCTGCTGATAAAGCTGATCTGGCCAGCAAAATATTCGAAGAAAATGGTGAAAAAGTTTATAACATTGGCACTGTCCGCGCCAAGAATGAGGGGGAACCCTCAACCACCGTCACTGGCAAACCGGGCAGTTGGGGATATACTGATGCCTGGATCGCCAAATCAGCACATTAA
- the purN gene encoding phosphoribosylglycinamide formyltransferase: MINVAVLISGGGTNLQALIDACAEDSFPARIALVISNNPGVKGLVRAEKAGIPTKVINHRDYKSREEFDDKLHEALVESGAELICLAGFMRILDARFVNRWKNKILNIHPSLLPSFKGLHTQERALEAGVRFSGCTVHFVNPELDDGPIIIQAAVAINPGDDADTLAAKVLTQEHIIYPQALRLVAEGRTQVDGSRVIINDANYSTQKIINPIPE, translated from the coding sequence ATGATCAATGTAGCGGTTTTAATTTCGGGAGGCGGCACCAATCTACAGGCCCTGATTGATGCATGCGCTGAGGACAGCTTCCCGGCCCGCATCGCTCTGGTCATATCCAATAATCCTGGTGTTAAAGGACTGGTGCGAGCCGAAAAGGCAGGCATCCCCACCAAAGTCATTAATCATCGCGACTATAAAAGCCGTGAAGAGTTTGATGATAAGCTTCATGAAGCCCTGGTTGAAAGCGGTGCTGAGCTTATTTGTCTGGCCGGTTTTATGCGTATTCTTGATGCACGTTTTGTCAATCGCTGGAAAAATAAAATTCTTAATATTCACCCTTCCCTGCTTCCAAGCTTTAAAGGGCTTCATACGCAGGAACGCGCGCTGGAAGCCGGGGTACGCTTTAGTGGCTGTACCGTCCATTTTGTCAATCCGGAACTGGATGACGGCCCGATCATCATACAGGCGGCAGTTGCCATTAATCCGGGTGACGATGCCGATACCCTGGCCGCAAAAGTGCTGACACAGGAACATATTATTTATCCGCAGGCCTTAAGGCTCGTCGCGGAAGGCAGAACACAGGTTGATGGCAGCAGAGTTATTATCAATGATGCAAACTATTCCACCCAAAAAATAATAAACCCCATTCCGGAATAA
- the ndk gene encoding nucleoside-diphosphate kinase produces MALQRTFSIIKPDATKRNLTGAIIKKLEDGGLRVIASKRIRMSREKAEGFYAVHKDRPFFGELVDFMISEPVVVQVLEGENAVALNREIMGATNPAEAADGTIRKEFALSIGENSVHGSDSLENAKIEIEYFFNDKEIVG; encoded by the coding sequence ATGGCTTTACAGCGTACATTTTCAATTATTAAGCCGGATGCGACAAAACGCAATCTTACAGGTGCTATCATCAAAAAACTGGAAGACGGTGGTCTTCGCGTTATTGCATCCAAACGGATCCGTATGAGCCGCGAAAAAGCAGAAGGGTTTTATGCCGTTCATAAAGACCGTCCATTTTTCGGTGAACTAGTTGATTTTATGATCTCTGAACCAGTTGTGGTTCAGGTGCTTGAAGGTGAGAATGCCGTTGCGCTTAACCGTGAAATTATGGGTGCAACAAACCCTGCTGAAGCCGCTGATGGCACAATCCGTAAAGAATTTGCTCTTTCCATCGGTGAAAATTCCGTTCATGGTTCAGACAGCCTTGAAAATGCGAAAATTGAAATTGAATATTTTTTCAATGATAAAGAGATCGTTGGTTAA
- a CDS encoding ABC-F family ATP-binding cassette domain-containing protein: MLHITDLTYRIAGKLLLEKASVTVPAGHKVGIVGKNGAGKTTLYKLILGELEADDGQISIRKSASVGQVAQEAPGGPDSLLDTVLAAHPELVELHHEAETCKDPHRIAEIHERLQDIGAYEAEARAASILSGLGFNDAEQRRPCSEFSGGWRMRVALACTLFTQPDLLLLDEPTNYLDLEGVLWLENFIKNYPYTVLIISHDRDLLNSSANAIVHLEARNLTYYGGNFDKFEKTYREQRELQRAAIKKQELERAHIQKYIDRFRYKASKAKQAQSRIKMLERMEPLAALAEEHTVQFNFPNPVELAPPLISMENLAVGYETGKPILRNLSLRIDMEDRIALLGQNGNGKSTFAKLLSDRLQPMEGTINRSRKLGIGYFAQHQQDELDPNGTPISHLARLMKGSTETQVRARLGGFGFGVDKAANKISTMSGGEKARLLFALMSFNAPQMIILDEPTNHLDMDSRQSLIHAINDYEGAVIIISHDSYLVEACADRIMVVENGGVHEFDGDINDYKNLVIGKKTGVDKKEPPKPAIKKKIKKNEPQIDQRALKDQIAEAERRVEYLSREIEKYNKALSNPKLYDKKDPAAGRALKQFTREKSELDHKLKDAEEKWLQLEDMLNR, encoded by the coding sequence ATGTTACATATTACGGACCTCACATATCGCATTGCCGGAAAGTTGTTACTGGAAAAAGCCAGTGTCACCGTACCGGCCGGACATAAAGTCGGCATCGTTGGAAAAAACGGTGCGGGAAAAACCACGCTTTATAAACTGATCCTTGGTGAACTGGAAGCCGATGACGGCCAGATCAGTATTCGAAAGTCGGCGTCCGTCGGCCAGGTCGCACAGGAAGCACCCGGTGGCCCGGATAGCCTGCTTGATACGGTGCTCGCGGCACATCCGGAACTGGTGGAACTTCACCATGAGGCGGAAACCTGCAAAGATCCGCACCGCATTGCCGAAATTCACGAAAGACTGCAGGATATTGGCGCCTATGAAGCCGAAGCCCGTGCCGCCAGCATTTTATCAGGCCTTGGCTTTAATGATGCTGAACAGCGCCGTCCCTGCAGCGAGTTTTCAGGGGGCTGGCGTATGCGCGTTGCGCTTGCTTGTACCCTTTTTACCCAGCCGGACCTGCTGCTGCTTGACGAGCCGACAAACTATCTTGATCTGGAAGGGGTTTTATGGCTTGAAAATTTCATTAAAAACTACCCGTACACTGTTCTGATCATCAGCCATGACCGCGACCTTCTGAACAGTTCGGCAAATGCCATTGTTCACCTGGAAGCCCGCAATCTGACCTATTATGGCGGCAATTTTGACAAGTTTGAAAAAACCTACCGCGAGCAGCGCGAACTTCAGCGTGCGGCAATTAAAAAACAGGAACTTGAACGCGCCCATATCCAGAAATATATTGACCGTTTCCGCTATAAAGCCAGCAAAGCCAAACAGGCCCAAAGCCGCATAAAAATGCTGGAGCGAATGGAGCCGCTTGCCGCCCTTGCTGAAGAACATACGGTTCAGTTTAATTTTCCGAATCCTGTTGAACTGGCACCACCGCTGATTTCCATGGAAAATCTTGCCGTTGGTTATGAGACAGGCAAACCGATTTTAAGAAACTTATCCTTACGGATTGATATGGAAGATCGTATCGCCCTGCTTGGTCAGAACGGCAACGGCAAATCGACATTTGCCAAACTGCTTTCAGACAGACTTCAACCGATGGAAGGGACCATAAACCGCTCCCGCAAGCTTGGTATTGGATATTTTGCCCAGCATCAACAGGATGAGTTGGACCCGAATGGTACCCCCATTTCCCATCTCGCCCGCCTGATGAAAGGATCTACCGAAACACAGGTACGGGCCCGACTGGGCGGTTTCGGATTTGGTGTTGATAAGGCCGCCAATAAAATTTCCACCATGTCCGGCGGTGAAAAAGCGCGTCTTTTATTTGCCTTGATGAGCTTTAATGCGCCGCAAATGATTATCCTTGACGAACCAACCAACCATCTGGATATGGATAGCCGCCAATCGCTTATTCACGCGATTAACGACTATGAAGGCGCCGTTATCATTATCAGCCATGACAGCTATCTGGTTGAAGCCTGTGCTGACCGTATCATGGTTGTTGAAAATGGTGGCGTTCATGAATTCGATGGCGACATCAATGATTATAAAAATCTGGTGATTGGCAAAAAAACCGGTGTGGATAAAAAAGAACCTCCAAAACCGGCAATCAAGAAAAAGATCAAAAAAAATGAGCCACAAATTGACCAACGCGCTCTAAAAGACCAGATTGCCGAAGCGGAAAGACGGGTTGAATACCTGAGCCGTGAAATTGAAAAATATAATAAAGCACTTAGCAATCCAAAACTTTACGATAAAAAAGACCCCGCTGCCGGAAGAGCATTAAAACAGTTCACTCGGGAAAAAAGTGAACTTGACCATAAACTGAAAGACGCTGAAGAAAAATGGCTTCAGCTGGAAGATATGCTTAATCGTTAG
- a CDS encoding DNA polymerase III subunit chi — translation MEISFYHLTRQPLMVALPKLLSKVVEAKMKAVVKVSGPIEMDDLDQALWTFDKDSFLAHGTEKSKFPEDQPIYITTADDNPASAEVLVLTDGTTTSILEGYKRVLEIFDGNNPTVVEQARARWTTYKNDGYTLNYYQQTDAGGWTKKA, via the coding sequence ATGGAAATCAGTTTTTATCATCTGACACGACAACCGCTGATGGTTGCATTGCCAAAACTGCTTAGCAAAGTTGTGGAAGCAAAGATGAAGGCAGTGGTGAAGGTGTCCGGTCCGATTGAAATGGATGACCTGGATCAGGCACTTTGGACCTTTGACAAGGATAGCTTTCTTGCCCACGGAACAGAAAAAAGCAAATTTCCGGAAGATCAACCCATCTATATCACCACGGCGGATGATAATCCCGCATCCGCCGAAGTACTGGTGTTAACAGATGGAACAACCACTTCTATCCTGGAAGGTTATAAAAGGGTTCTGGAAATTTTTGATGGCAACAACCCAACCGTGGTTGAGCAGGCGAGGGCGCGTTGGACTACTTATAAAAATGACGGGTATACCCTTAACTATTATCAGCAGACAGATGCAGGTGGTTGGACAAAGAAAGCCTGA
- a CDS encoding leucyl aminopeptidase, with protein MVIMKWNGSKNKKEKPVALIGKGVTFDTGGISLKPGPGMEDMKFDMGGSAAVVGAMKALAGRKAKANVIGVVGLVENMPSSTAQRPGDVVSSMSGQTIEVINTDAEGRLVLADCLWYTQEKFKPKFMIDLATLTGAMMIALGQDYAGIFSNNDELCEQLTTAGKAVDEPVWRMPIGDCYDALINSDIADMKNVGGKYAGSITAAQFLQRFVNNTPWVHIDIAGTAWRQKPSDVAEKGATGYGVRLLDRLIRDYYED; from the coding sequence ATGGTGATCATGAAATGGAACGGTTCAAAGAATAAAAAGGAAAAACCAGTCGCGCTGATCGGAAAAGGGGTTACCTTTGATACCGGCGGTATTTCACTTAAACCCGGTCCCGGGATGGAGGATATGAAATTTGATATGGGGGGTAGTGCCGCCGTTGTTGGTGCAATGAAGGCATTGGCGGGCCGAAAGGCAAAAGCAAATGTGATCGGGGTTGTAGGATTGGTCGAAAATATGCCATCCAGCACGGCACAGCGCCCAGGCGATGTGGTCAGCTCAATGTCAGGGCAGACCATTGAAGTGATCAATACGGATGCGGAAGGTCGGTTGGTGCTTGCTGATTGTCTATGGTACACACAGGAAAAATTCAAACCAAAATTTATGATTGATCTTGCGACACTGACCGGCGCAATGATGATCGCCTTGGGGCAGGATTATGCAGGTATTTTTTCAAATAATGATGAACTTTGCGAACAGCTGACAACGGCGGGAAAAGCTGTTGATGAACCCGTCTGGCGTATGCCGATTGGCGACTGTTATGATGCACTGATTAATTCCGATATAGCGGATATGAAAAATGTTGGCGGTAAATATGCGGGCAGTATTACGGCTGCTCAGTTTTTGCAGCGTTTTGTCAATAATACGCCATGGGTTCATATTGATATTGCCGGAACCGCCTGGCGGCAGAAACCATCGGATGTCGCGGAAAAAGGCGCAACTGGCTATGGTGTCCGGCTGCTGGACAGGCTGATCAGGGATTATTACGAAGATTAA
- a CDS encoding M17 family peptidase N-terminal domain-containing protein → MKIKFIETTDDNSNIEGALAVFAYSEDKSFVFSPATETLDKQTSGAITRAANSSNFKGKFGEMVEILAPSGIKASRILLVGLADREKFDGQQAEKIGGKIIVKLMYSGEKNLTVLAKTNAASGAFGAILRAYKFDKYYTTEKNIKKPSLEQLTLATDGAAAAKKEFKILEKIADGVIFARNLVTEPGNVIYPESYAEQIKELTKLGVDVKVLDEKAMDALGMEALLGVGQGVPAKA, encoded by the coding sequence ATGAAAATAAAGTTTATAGAAACTACAGATGACAATAGCAACATTGAAGGCGCTCTGGCTGTCTTTGCTTATAGTGAAGATAAAAGCTTTGTCTTTTCACCAGCGACAGAAACACTTGATAAACAAACATCAGGGGCGATAACACGTGCAGCAAACTCGAGCAATTTTAAAGGCAAGTTTGGCGAAATGGTTGAAATTCTTGCACCGTCCGGTATTAAAGCAAGCCGTATTTTGCTGGTTGGGCTTGCGGACCGTGAAAAATTTGATGGCCAGCAGGCCGAAAAAATCGGTGGCAAAATAATTGTCAAATTAATGTATTCAGGTGAAAAAAATCTCACCGTTCTCGCTAAAACCAATGCCGCTTCAGGAGCATTCGGGGCCATACTGCGCGCTTATAAATTTGATAAATATTATACAACCGAAAAAAATATTAAAAAACCGTCGCTTGAACAGCTTACGCTGGCCACCGATGGGGCGGCAGCAGCCAAAAAAGAATTTAAAATCCTTGAAAAAATTGCAGACGGGGTCATTTTTGCCCGAAATCTGGTTACTGAACCGGGTAACGTCATTTATCCGGAAAGCTATGCGGAGCAGATTAAAGAGCTGACAAAACTTGGGGTGGACGTAAAAGTTCTGGATGAAAAAGCCATGGATGCGCTCGGGATGGAAGCCCTTCTTGGTGTTGGTCAAGGAGTGCCAGCCAAAGCCTGA
- the lptD gene encoding LPS assembly protein LptD, translating to MNKTNHIISIAIVLFLMGLSYSQAQSSAGSSQQINFAADKVVYDQKTNIITASGNVILNQNGNSLTAETITYDVNTGEVKAAGGITIKEPSGNILYMQDATLNGDLKQGFINHTRVIFTDGSKLIARSGEREGQLTILQNAIYTPCEMCMEDGNEKPTWQIRADQITHDSDDKTIKYKNVRLEIAGIPILYSPYFAHPDPTVRARTGILPPSKLGRSTELGAFVQIPYYFNISPHQDFTFEPIITSREGVVFAGNYRQRTSNGLFTTQASIANVNERDNNFQKTGDHELRGHIFSKGEFELNSLDSLGGDWQWDYALNWVSDDTYLRRYYDDRSDVLESHVRLERFWDQSYATVGSYVFQGLDEEDNFGLTGQALPSFDINVNKDTGFINSSFKFDASGVQIYRIDGMRSRRLSTKATWAVPFQSGLGDFYTLTASVRSDLYNNSNSIMPDQSQYAGVDGTHSRLLPKLALDWRMPFLKSSGKTSQVIEPMFSIIVAPTKPNLPENVINFANEDSRNFEFDENNLFSHNRFNGYDRWEGGTRVNFGLRYNLYTDNINMVATIGQSVRLNNTETFPVGSGYEGKASDFVGRIDVTFGNWIDYVHRFRLDKRSLQLRRNELILSTGPDWLKLSVRYLDLDLNDDSRLIGTELENRREIGTGMKINFDKKWALQGSWIKDILNSKTISYDAGLVYHDDCLEFGLSYERRFTTDRDIAPSSTVHFRIILKNLG from the coding sequence ATGAATAAAACGAACCATATAATCAGTATCGCTATAGTGTTATTCCTGATGGGCCTTTCTTATTCTCAGGCCCAAAGTTCTGCGGGCAGCTCGCAACAAATTAATTTTGCCGCTGATAAGGTGGTTTACGATCAGAAAACCAATATCATCACTGCCAGCGGCAATGTCATTTTGAACCAGAATGGCAATAGCCTGACGGCAGAAACAATTACCTATGATGTTAATACCGGTGAAGTAAAAGCAGCAGGTGGCATTACCATCAAAGAACCATCAGGCAATATTTTATACATGCAGGATGCTACCCTGAATGGTGACTTAAAACAGGGTTTTATAAATCATACAAGGGTCATTTTTACTGATGGTTCAAAGCTGATCGCGAGAAGTGGTGAACGTGAAGGCCAGCTTACTATTCTACAAAACGCTATCTATACACCCTGTGAAATGTGTATGGAGGACGGCAATGAAAAGCCGACCTGGCAGATCAGGGCTGATCAAATTACCCACGATTCAGATGATAAAACCATAAAATATAAAAATGTCAGGCTTGAAATTGCCGGTATCCCCATTCTTTATTCACCTTATTTTGCCCACCCTGATCCGACCGTCAGGGCGAGAACAGGAATATTGCCCCCTTCAAAGCTGGGAAGATCAACCGAGCTGGGTGCTTTTGTCCAAATTCCCTATTATTTTAACATCAGTCCCCATCAGGATTTTACATTCGAGCCGATCATTACCAGCCGAGAAGGTGTCGTTTTTGCCGGAAACTATCGGCAACGCACCAGCAATGGACTGTTCACCACACAGGCATCCATTGCCAACGTCAATGAACGGGATAACAACTTCCAGAAAACAGGTGACCATGAACTTCGCGGTCATATATTCTCAAAAGGTGAATTTGAATTAAACAGTCTTGATAGTCTTGGTGGTGACTGGCAATGGGATTATGCTTTAAACTGGGTCAGTGATGATACTTATCTCAGACGCTATTATGATGACAGATCAGACGTTCTTGAAAGTCATGTCAGGCTTGAACGCTTCTGGGATCAAAGTTATGCTACTGTCGGATCATATGTCTTTCAGGGGCTCGATGAAGAAGACAATTTTGGACTGACCGGACAGGCCTTGCCGTCTTTTGATATTAATGTGAACAAAGATACCGGCTTTATAAACAGTTCGTTTAAATTTGATGCCAGCGGTGTCCAGATCTATCGGATTGATGGTATGCGAAGCCGCCGGTTGAGTACGAAAGCAACATGGGCAGTTCCTTTCCAGTCAGGTTTAGGGGATTTTTATACCCTTACTGCTTCCGTGCGTAGTGACCTTTATAACAACAGCAACTCAATCATGCCTGACCAGAGTCAATATGCCGGGGTTGACGGAACCCATTCAAGACTACTGCCAAAGCTGGCCCTTGACTGGCGTATGCCATTTTTAAAGTCGTCTGGCAAAACCAGTCAGGTCATTGAGCCAATGTTTTCGATCATAGTGGCACCGACAAAACCCAATTTGCCTGAAAATGTCATCAATTTTGCAAATGAGGACAGCCGCAATTTTGAATTTGATGAAAACAACCTGTTCAGTCACAACCGGTTCAACGGATATGACCGATGGGAAGGCGGAACACGGGTAAATTTTGGTCTCCGTTATAATTTATATACCGATAATATCAATATGGTCGCCACAATTGGCCAGTCGGTCCGGCTTAACAACACGGAAACCTTTCCAGTCGGCTCCGGGTATGAGGGGAAAGCGTCTGACTTTGTTGGGCGTATTGATGTAACATTTGGTAACTGGATTGATTATGTACACAGATTCAGACTTGATAAACGCTCACTTCAACTCAGAAGAAACGAACTTATTCTATCAACCGGGCCTGATTGGTTGAAACTTTCCGTCCGTTATCTTGATCTTGATCTTAATGACGACAGCAGACTGATCGGAACAGAACTTGAAAACCGCCGTGAAATCGGGACAGGAATGAAAATCAATTTTGACAAGAAATGGGCCTTACAAGGAAGCTGGATCAAAGACATATTAAATAGCAAAACCATTTCCTATGATGCCGGGCTCGTCTATCATGATGACTGCCTTGAATTTGGTCTAAGTTACGAAAGACGTTTCACAACTGACCGCGATATTGCTCCTTCAAGTACCGTTCATTTCCGTATTATCCTGAAAAATCTTGGTTAA
- a CDS encoding peptidylprolyl isomerase: protein MKIKIKPILKLLLLCVPIIAFSTNSIKAQQSPQDLQDLQEIVAIVNDEVISLYDLKQRTRLLFLSNPSRNVTPEQEQNLQNQAMNGLIDDKLKLQEAKKFEAIATKNELEDAFKNYARQFNLSSEQLEKALKDAGIEKQTLINQISGTLAWQRVVGGLLQPLVNITDDEVMNFLERLERDKGKFEYNVSEIFLLLTNNAQRDEVVSSANLIHKQLVDGTPFSGVAQQFSQSSTASVGGDMGWVMENELPKEVSSQLPNMKVGEISDPIITEDGVYILKLTNKRKILTLNDDDIAVTLKFLYFMKNDFPGMSIDDLNKLVLPKVKNTNACEANKENAVSLKATGDGDIGTIIVGNLPQEAKEEILNLEVGQGTRLYEEEAGYRSFILCAKDIPEVTLPEFDTVLENMTQSRLQLVARRHLRDLRRDAIVDYR from the coding sequence ATGAAAATTAAAATAAAGCCTATTTTAAAATTACTTTTGTTATGCGTTCCGATAATCGCGTTTTCCACAAACTCAATAAAAGCACAGCAATCGCCGCAAGATCTGCAGGATCTTCAAGAAATTGTTGCCATTGTAAATGATGAGGTTATTTCTCTTTATGACCTAAAGCAGCGTACGAGATTGCTTTTTCTATCTAACCCATCAAGAAATGTAACTCCTGAACAAGAGCAAAATTTACAGAATCAAGCCATGAACGGACTGATTGACGATAAACTGAAACTTCAGGAAGCGAAAAAATTTGAAGCTATTGCCACTAAGAATGAGCTAGAGGACGCTTTTAAAAATTACGCCCGACAATTTAATCTTTCTTCTGAACAACTTGAAAAGGCTTTAAAAGATGCCGGCATTGAGAAGCAGACCCTCATTAATCAGATCAGTGGCACCCTTGCCTGGCAAAGAGTTGTCGGTGGTCTTTTGCAACCGCTTGTCAATATAACGGATGATGAAGTAATGAATTTTCTGGAAAGACTTGAGCGTGATAAAGGCAAGTTTGAATATAATGTCAGTGAAATTTTTCTGCTTTTGACAAATAATGCACAGCGTGACGAAGTGGTTTCATCTGCCAATCTGATCCATAAACAGCTTGTTGACGGCACGCCATTTTCAGGTGTTGCTCAACAATTCTCCCAGTCCTCTACGGCATCTGTTGGTGGTGATATGGGATGGGTTATGGAAAATGAACTGCCAAAAGAGGTCAGTAGTCAACTGCCCAATATGAAGGTAGGGGAAATTTCTGATCCAATTATTACAGAGGATGGCGTTTATATTCTCAAACTTACAAATAAAAGAAAAATTCTGACCCTGAATGATGATGACATTGCCGTAACACTTAAATTCCTTTATTTCATGAAAAATGATTTTCCAGGTATGTCAATTGATGATCTGAATAAATTGGTTTTACCAAAAGTCAAAAATACCAATGCCTGTGAAGCAAACAAAGAAAATGCAGTTTCATTAAAGGCTACAGGGGATGGTGATATTGGGACTATAATAGTCGGAAATTTACCCCAAGAAGCAAAAGAAGAAATTCTTAATCTGGAAGTGGGTCAAGGAACCAGACTTTACGAGGAAGAAGCAGGTTATAGAAGCTTTATTTTATGCGCGAAAGATATTCCTGAAGTAACGCTACCTGAGTTTGATACAGTGCTTGAGAATATGACCCAATCCAGGCTCCAGCTGGTTGCCAGACGCCACTTGCGCGATCTTAGGCGTGATGCCATTGTTGATTATCGGTAA
- the pdxA gene encoding 4-hydroxythreonine-4-phosphate dehydrogenase PdxA — protein MEEQEENNLPIAVSIGEPSGIGPEVILKSWYKRQEFSIAPFFVIGSAELLKKQASALNLNIPITPISSPRQAVHIFSNSLPVLDLNFRSDYQFGHPHHDTAEMVIASIDKAVELIISGQARAMATAPIHKAALYSAGFECPGHTEYLAKLSTSHTGEEYHPVMMLASEQLCVVPLTIHVALKDVPALITHQLLVRTIRTIHEGMKKFFNLDYPAIAVSGLNPHAGEDGTMGIEEREIIGPAINALKKQGIRLNGPMPADTMFHKSARAKYDVALCMYHDQALIPIKTIDFDAGVNVTLGLPIVRTSPDHGTALNIAGQGLANPTSMINSLKLADRMSKYLPMIDAEQDEQ, from the coding sequence ATGGAAGAACAGGAAGAAAACAATCTCCCCATTGCTGTTTCTATTGGCGAACCTTCAGGGATTGGCCCTGAAGTCATACTGAAATCCTGGTATAAAAGACAGGAATTTTCAATAGCACCATTTTTTGTAATAGGCAGCGCTGAGCTTCTTAAAAAGCAGGCGTCAGCATTAAATTTAAATATCCCTATAACCCCTATTTCTTCACCGCGACAGGCTGTCCATATTTTCAGCAATTCTCTACCTGTGTTAGACCTGAATTTCAGAAGTGATTATCAATTTGGTCATCCGCACCATGACACGGCCGAAATGGTTATTGCCTCAATTGACAAAGCGGTTGAGCTAATTATTTCCGGACAGGCACGCGCTATGGCAACGGCGCCAATTCATAAAGCAGCCCTTTATAGTGCGGGCTTTGAGTGTCCGGGACATACTGAATATCTGGCCAAACTTTCAACAAGCCACACGGGTGAAGAGTATCACCCGGTTATGATGCTCGCTTCCGAACAGTTATGTGTTGTACCACTAACCATCCATGTCGCGCTTAAGGATGTCCCTGCCCTTATTACTCATCAGCTTTTGGTCAGAACGATCCGGACCATCCATGAGGGAATGAAAAAATTTTTCAACCTTGATTATCCGGCTATTGCAGTCAGCGGGTTAAATCCCCATGCAGGAGAAGACGGAACAATGGGCATTGAAGAGCGGGAAATTATCGGGCCAGCCATAAACGCGCTTAAGAAGCAAGGAATTAGGCTTAATGGTCCAATGCCGGCGGATACAATGTTTCATAAATCGGCACGGGCTAAATATGACGTTGCCTTATGTATGTATCATGATCAGGCATTAATCCCGATTAAAACAATTGATTTTGACGCCGGTGTAAATGTGACACTTGGCCTGCCGATTGTCAGAACATCCCCCGATCATGGAACAGCCCTCAATATTGCCGGTCAGGGGCTTGCTAACCCAACAAGTATGATTAACTCCCTGAAGCTTGCTGATCGCATGTCAAAATATTTACCGATGATTGATGCTGAACAAGATGAACAGTGA